From a region of the Butyrivibrio sp. AE3004 genome:
- the thrH gene encoding bifunctional phosphoserine phosphatase/homoserine phosphotransferase ThrH — translation MYVTCLDLEGVLVPEIWIAFAEASGIPELKRTTRDEPDYDKLMKFRIDILKEHGLGLKEIQDTIEKIDPLPGAREFLDKLREVTQVIILSDTFTQFASPLMKKLGWPTIFCNSLEVADNGEITGFKMRCEKGKLTTVKALQSIGFETIASGDSFNDLGMIEASKAGFLFRTTDQIKKDYPQFPAFETYDELFAAIKEQLDK, via the coding sequence ATGTACGTTACCTGTTTGGACCTTGAGGGTGTTTTGGTTCCCGAAATCTGGATTGCTTTTGCTGAGGCATCAGGAATACCCGAACTTAAAAGAACAACAAGAGATGAGCCTGATTACGATAAGCTCATGAAATTCAGAATTGATATTCTTAAGGAACATGGTCTTGGACTTAAAGAGATTCAGGACACAATTGAAAAAATCGATCCGTTGCCGGGAGCAAGAGAGTTCCTGGATAAGCTTAGAGAGGTAACTCAGGTAATTATTCTGAGTGATACATTTACCCAGTTTGCTTCACCTCTTATGAAGAAGCTTGGCTGGCCTACTATTTTCTGTAACAGCCTTGAGGTAGCAGATAACGGCGAGATCACAGGCTTTAAGATGCGCTGCGAAAAGGGCAAACTTACAACTGTTAAGGCACTTCAGAGCATAGGCTTTGAGACTATCGCAAGCGGCGACAGCTTCAATGACCTTGGAATGATCGAAGCAAGTAAGGCAGGTTTCTTATTCAGAACTACAGACCAGATTAAGAAGGATTATCCTCAGTTTCCTGCTTTTGAGACATATGATGAGCTTTTTGCAGCTATCAAAGAACAGCTTGATAAATAA